ttttgattgggactcgagtggactcgggcataagtccaattcctaatatgttcgagtccgagtcaataccgagtcaaaatgcacacgagtccatgacaagaccgagaccattaaaatacggtctcgagaccgagtccaagaccgagtccgagtctcgagtactcaacactgaccataaccatagtaatttccggactttggccgaaaaaaaaaaaagaatccgaCAAAAtgtaatctctccggtcaaattgtcctattaaaactgcctaataatgccgcccattaacacaatctaAATTTGAGAAGAAGCCTAGAATGTATAACAAGgagactccgcggccgcctcgctaaggctatgactatgagtATGTTTGAccggtacaatatttgaaaatcgataattatttatttatttactttaattacatttatatctgaatttatatcAACccatagactttcaaatatcaaaatgtcatgaattaatatgtatttgtgtacaaaatgacatataaacatattttcctattatactttgcctggaaacgcttccaacaaggcgtcggttctatttctagcatgcacgcgtcgagccgcgcctgagccacgcgtctcacgcaggcagtctgcaagctctaacctgttaacatgagagccgaattaaaaacagacacgcaacgcagctgagatgctttcgccacgcatccagtgtgtcctgaccggcctaatgatgcccgggtgttggctgttgataTTACAACAACAAGGTTTTACtttaagtatatctaagcactgtattgcaatacttgcattttgccccgtcactctcaattttaaagtgctccaacgctgtacttttttttttgcccgtTTCATAAtgttcatattagaaaaatgacttcttcttgtggacattacaaatgtctgggagcgctctggcggtctctggtggtgcaaaaatttattacaactaaattcaatgcacgccattgacgtaacttaaccgagcaaaatgtctcactcggttacgcaatttttaacggttaatcggttaaccggttaaccatggacacccttAGTAACAGATAAAAAAGATGGGCATCTTACTTTTTGGCAAGAGCTCTTCTCTCCTCAGGAGTGTAATCCAGAGATCCTATGGCTCCTTCCCCTTTAGTTGGCATGAATCCAATAATCGCTATCAAGGCTGTCCGaacttacacacaaacacagagagaaacaTACAGCTTGAGAGATGTAAAGAATCAACACCGgacaagatgcaaacctctgtaCACAACTGTGTAATATGTGTGTCTCAGGGCAGCAAGTGGATTAATGTCATGTTGAAAACATGTTTGGGTcatattatattttgcatttagaaaaaaaagactaaataaaatcaatgtttaaaggggggggtgaaatgctatttcatgcatactgagtttttaacATGGTTAAAGAGtgggattcccatgctaaacatggacaaagttctgttccaaaaatactccttccagtttgtcacaagtttcgtaaagttttttttcgagtatggctctgtgtgacgttagatggagcggaatttccttatatgggtcctgaggcacttctcccggaagagtgcgcgctcccgtatagcagagcactgagagcacaacagacttcactgatcagagcgagagcgttgccaaatgtcacaaaagaagtgtgtttttggttgccagggcaagacaaccctgcacagattaccaaaagagaaacagcattaagggaccagtggatggagtttatttttacagagcatcaacggagttgtgcaagtgtttgtgtttgttccctgcatttcgaagatacttgttttacaaacaagacccagtttgacgccggatttgcgcatcgtttatttcttaaggataatgcagtcccaacgaaaaagggtcacgatcgtgtgttggaaccgcaggcggtgagtaaaactgcttcaaatatctctgtgttgttaacttagctatcagcgcgtaagcacatcaagtaaacaacatgtgatgttgtcatcaaactgcactttctacatgtacatcaaaaaaaaagacgacataaattggaacttagtcattttccaaaaccgctaagcaaatatatacagtttcagtacataccacattgagacgttgttgctgatgctgctcttgttaaatttcagcctctggatctgattctggatcataaatatacgctgaatctgactgttagccatggtttgttttagacgttttttttcctcacggtaatgtcacagtttccacatgctctcaacgcaaaagcctactggcgctcgtgattctttagctccgcccacatgtcacgcctctaggagctcgtgtttttccgggaaaaatcgctacagactatctttctcttatgaatataataaaactaaagactttttggagttatgaaggatgcagtactactctataggtactcaagattaacaggatattgagtgaaaacgagcatttcaccccccccccccccccttaaaaaaaaagaaacaaaaaatctaatattCAGAGTGTTTCAGAGGTGGTATAAACACTATTTAGGGAGATACCCACTACTCCATGATGGCTGCCATGTCTCTGGATGGTGACCGGAGATGCTCAGACAGATCTTCTTTCCAACTTCAAACCTTCCATTGGGCTAAAGATGAGGGCAAGTTTTGTATTAATTAAAAGGGAAACATAAGtacaacaggaaaaaaaagtgattaGGGAAAGAGGAAATCAGCATGACAAGAGGGACACTTATAAGCCATGACAGAAAAACCTCTTTCTAAAAATCATCACCTAAAGATCTGCAAAACATACTCTCAATAGAAACTAGTCACTGGTTTGCCTAAACCAAGGTtattaaagttaaagtttttatttccattaactagaatgaaaacaaaaatttgcaaaagaaacaaaaactgaatctataaaaatgttttacagcacaaacagaattttatttttgaataaagttGGATTGAAAAGGTCtgggttttattttttactgtcagtGTATTCTATTAATAATTAATGCTTGTGTGGTGGAAATTGCAATCATATACTAGTAAATGAAGATTTACAATTATAATGTGTTGTTATTGAAGTTTCACCTTTAAAGTTAATTGACATAGTATTTAGAGTGATGCATTTTAAGGGCAAGTCCaccagtaaggttttttttttttctaggagcTGTTTACATTTGTACGATACAAGCTGGTCGGGGTTAGTTCAGTAGtagtcaaacaaacaaacaacaacttaaTTGTGGTGCTTCtgcttgagtgaaaagcagttggCATTCCTTCCAAATAGGCTGTGAATACTGTGCATGCTCGATCCACTGGAGAGATTGAGTTTACAGAATGGCTAATTGTTACGTGTTTGAACGTAATTGTGGTGTTAAAAGTGTTAACCTGTGAGCAGTGTGTATTTtcttgtgtctctctctctctctctctctttcgctccctGCTCATTAGAGCAACAGGTGCAGCTGCTAAGTTGGCGCAGCTGAAGCATGTCAAAGTGTGGATATAAGCAGTGAGGATTGTCTGTATGTCGAGCTCACCCTCCTGCTTCCTTGGTGTAGATCGTGTGTGGACGACTGCTGCTTTAAAGAACAGTGTTGTGTTAACCCCGAGAGAGCTGTGCTGTGTCCCAGTTCATGTAAAACTCCTGGTGAGGAGTTAGAACTGGTAGTGGTATTAGGCCGGTAATTGTATTGTCAAACTAtcctttgtttgtttaaaataaccTGTGAGAGAGGTTTTTAGGcctttttatttcctttatagTTTTCTCCTGTTTAATGGTCATAAAGGGAGGTaaggatttgtattttatttatggtTTAATTCCAGGGAAGAGGACTTAAAACTTAGTTAGAAAACTcccttttgtttattgttttggccattttgaagCCCTCTCAGCTTAAGTTATTCAAGTCTCATcccaatgtaaacaaataaataccacTTTTCTTGACTTCTGGGTTGTGTGGCGGTGTGTTTGTGGAAGCAGGAGATTGAACTCCGGGCGGCACCCCTTTTCTTTGGTGTCGCTCTCGATGTGCGTGCATGTGGCACGTAACACTAATTAATATAAACATGGGCTGGAgttatgtggatttttttttcccctaatCAGCTgatattctgacggcacccattcactgcggaggatccattggtgagcaagtgatgcaatgctacatttctacaactTTGTTCTGaagaaaaactcatctacatctttcaTGGcctgagggcaaaaaaaaaaaattgtcaacaaAATTTTAGATCCAGACCTATTTCTTTAAGGCATTAAGATTTTTCCACACATTAACAGTTACGAGTTACGATTTGCTGCTTCAAACCAAAGATCTTTTAAACGTGGTTTATACTTATAAATCCTGAAAATACATTTCTGTAGACTCAGCAGACATCTTACTTaaaactgacaaataaataaataaaaaggactgCACTAATGCAATCCCAGCCAGGAATGTTATTGTTCTAAGAATGTTACGAGAACATATCATGTTCTGGGAATGTTTTCAGCAGTAAGTTTATTTTAGATCCCAGAATGTTCTGCTAACAGGTAGGATAACATTCTgtaaaaacattagaaaaatgtttattaataacaaaataacattatatGTAAGTTTTAAGAGATAAACTTTCCAGTGGATATTGGATGTGGACTCAAATGTTGCTCAGATGTCAAACGTTGGTTGGAAGTAAAAACCCAACATTTTCCAGCTTCATTAAATAGCTCCAAAATCAGTATTTCCaccttcacttattataaaccaggttgattttatttctgtcatacacAGATTcacagaggtttagatgttgatgtctgtttaaaagtaatagtttagtttgatgtcaccataatggtgatcagtgttggctttagttgggcaatttgacacttgacttgtcaGTGTTTCCTCTAGCTATGTTTGTTATGACAAAAACAGCAAGAGAACATATGGTTCGATAACGTTGATTGCTTGCTGATGATTAAGACATCATGACATAGCAGTCTGATGTCTTCCAGTCTAATCTATGGTGTTAATTGCACATTATTAAAACAACTCAGTGGTTCAACGGATTGAGACCCAGCAGAGTTTTAATCAGATAAtttaaaggattaaaaaaaaaaaaaaaaaaaaaagcattctttgtcagacaaacatcaagattcagtgcattcatctcaacaatggtgacatggcttcatgctgcaatgtattctgggtgcATCATaagaatgcattgcggcatgaagaaTGTCACCATTGTTGACACTCATACattgattattgatgtctgtgtgtgtctaagcATTCAGTAGTTGAGGAATTACTTTACTTAATTCATGTCATGCATTAAGTGAttgatgaaaatgtttatttaaaaagtacagacagaaatacagagtATTCGATGAAAACTGCTGTTGAAACATATTTATTAGTGTCACTAATATGAAATGAATAGCACAGATTTAGACTGATTAGAGAGGTTGATCAGCTTATTACATAATGAAGTCTGTAGCATCAGCAAGTAGCCAATATACCTGATCACATTTTTCTCTCACTGATGCCATAACAAACATAGTTAAAGCAGGCAAATGAACATTGCCTAACTACTGATCATCATAATGATGTGTCAAaccaaactattattttcaataaaacatcaacagctAAACCCATGtcaatctcaataagaactttgtTAAATGTTTGACAGAATTAAAGTAAATTGTGtttgtaataagtgaagctgATAATGTCGTTTTTGGAGTTATTTACACTGGAGCTTGACATCAAACAAAGGTtggggttttcactttcaaccaaaaATTTACTTTTGCAATGTTAGCCATGCaagtccacatctagtgtgatgggaagctaTATTAGAATGCTATAAGATAATGTTCTAACAATGTTATCAATACACATTTTAGAAGGTTATCCTATCTTCTAGTAGAACATTTTGGGGACTAAAATAAAATTTGCAGCTGAAAAAAGTCCCAGAACATAAAAAATTCCTAGGTGGCATCTTACTTGCGTAAAGAGCAACATAAACAAAATTTAAACAAATGACTGCTAACTCGTTTAAAAgtcaaataaagtgaaaaagGAGGATACAAAGAAAGCTTAAGAGAAATGAgggatattgtaaaatattacattaagatTTCAAGAGAACCATGAACTTGATGAACCCCAATAATTTTTTCTAAGTATATACAAAACAAAgccatatttgttttgtttttaatgaacatTTCATTTGTATGTTACAAAAATACTCTTTGATTTAGAACAGTAATTTAGGTAACAAGCACTAATGACTACATAAAACTGGATAACTTTCATATTACTGAAACAAACAGTTAGGGAGGGACATATCAAAAGACTTATTAGCCAACAGGCTTTAGTTCATATAACCCATGACTGCAGCTGCAGGTGATATCAAGGGAAGGGACATTttcattctagagagcatttaaTTGGAGGGGGAAAAAAGTTTAATGCAGGGGGGCCAATCATGactttttggtttgtttctgtCAGAAGAAATGTCaaattgtattataaatataaaaataactcaGTGGCTAtttcttgcagttcattcatcacAATGGAAATGGAAGGTTAAAGGGATTGtttagccaaaaaaataaaaatttctgtcatttactcatcctcgtgtTGTTTTGAACCTTTGTGTTTAACAGAGGAAAGAGACTCATAAAGGAAGAGATCccgaagaatgttggtaatcaaacagttgacagAAGCCATTGACTACCTTTAAATGAATCAACTCATAACAGTCTCAGCTCACCATAATCACACCACACTGGTCACAATCCATGCAAGAGGACGACACAAAAGAAAGGTGTGCTGTTTATATACTAAGCTTGCTGTGGTAGTCTGCGTTACTAGTATTACACAGTATCAGGCCATACACAAAAGACATCCTTCCCCACTGTGTTTCCACCCCCACTGTCATTTGCTTTTTTACAGAACTAAAAACAGTTTAGTTCCATTGATGATGGTAAACTAAAAGAGTCTGCTCTGCTCCATAAAGCACGAGCTGCAGAGCCGCAGCACAGCGACACAGGAGTCAGACTTCACTTTACAGGTGAAAAGGAGAAGAGAGAAAGAGTCCAAAGCACCGATCATCCCCAGTGTTACCAGGAAAACTGGTATTCAAAGATACTGCATATCAGCATAGAAAAACATAGTAATTTAATAGACGTTCAAGTATAGTTAATTAAACCATTCACTGACAATTCatcataattgttattttaaagatGTGTAAGCTGACAGCATTGAGCATATTACTCACTTAGCAAAACAGCTGACCAAAGCACTGTATGATGTGGTCTAGCACAATGCTTGTAGAATGAATAAAATATGGGGGTAAAAACACCCTGTATGaatttgtcttatgtttttttaaatgatacagTTACACAATATCACATAAGCATGCATGCTTTCCCCCCCAAATATCTGCTTGATTGTAAATTTGATGATGATTTTATACAGCAGTTCATTAAACAACTTAATACTGTGAGTTACATCTTAAAAGTAAAATTTCGCCCcccatttctgaatgaatcagctttttgaaggAATTGATTGAATGAATTACTGAACACCGTCATCAAGACAAGGACTGTCTTAGGCCTACTGGCTGTTTgagtttcatatttaaatcattttatttagaaaacaaatcatttcatatttcagtATTCAAAATATTCCAGTGTTCATCTAGTTGCTTTTTGCTTTTCTAattgattctttcaagagatttgttcatttccagttcgttcaccaaaatgattcgttcagattcgttcactgattcattcagtgaccttttcttcatattacacaaaataCGCCAGCATAGTGAAAAAGAGTttcttatgtgttatgtcttaaatcAGCGAatgtattcacttgttacaaaaactgatttgactttattaaaatgtgtgcataattgcattcaataaataaagtctaaattagttgttcagatgaacaaagcacaaggttttcttgcataattaacattttaattatttggtcagacagttaatatattatatatttacattaataaatcaggaTTAAACATGAAGTTatttctgtatgctaaatatgaaaacaaacgtatgtgcacagtacctacaactgcgctttgcattttgtgagattgacatgctaaatggccagCTGACCCAATTTACTCCCATTCATTTTGTTCAcaaacgagatgtatcagttcatttaactcgttcacgaatgagaagatctctcgatctcgttcagactcatatgaaacccgttcagtgaagggcgtattcattcactacattcaacaaatcacaagCTCcctcacatctcatactcgaaggctattggcttgaggttgagtaactctttgacagagATACCCAGTTcaccgagctgcgcatgcgctgctattAGCTCCGCTTCATTGAATTGAGAACGATTTGTTCACCTAAAAGTTTTGTTCAaaaagaatgattcgttcacgaatgacacaTTACTAGATTTTGCTGATTTGACTGTTAATGGCCATAAAGTCTCTTATTACTCTAACTGAATTGAATGATTCAATGTAAGAATatgacaacagaaaaaaaaaattgctctttTAACCTTTTAACAGTAAAATGCCCCTGTAAATCTGTTCAGGGTGACAAATGTCGCAAGTTAATTGCTGTCACTGCTGTGAACTGAAAGGCCTGGACCCACCAGGTGCCAGCACAAGAACGCACTCATCAAAATACTCCGTCTAGTTATGGTTATCCAGTGTAGGATGTGAGTGGAGGCATTAGAAGCTGAGCTGTTTTAAGCGGTCTTACAGTGAGCAGAATGATGCTGGGGGGCTTCATGGGGTATTCAGGGGGCAGCACAATCCGCCCGTGATACACTCCACCATCAAAATCAGAGTCTGGAGGTCCTCGAACGGAGAAGTGCCACTCAAACAGGTTATCCTAATGAACACAGGACACTCGGTGAGGAGAATAAAATCAACATGACGAAAACTAGTTCAAACTGATCAcgctttacaaaaatgtaaatgggTGTCGttaaaaagactgtaaaaaaaaaaaactaatgttaaaggATGATAATAAAACTAGGCATTAGCAGTGTCTTACCTCCAGTGGCTGAGCGTGATAATGTTCTGTGGGCTCCCGGAGCTCTGCAGCCTCTTTCATCAGCCTCTTCAcagctaaaaacattaaaaacacactcATAGGTCCTTGAGCTATGCTCTTATGTCAATATCTGCAACATATCTGCACATAATATTCTGACTGGCCTCTGAATGGACTGGTGACTCGAGTGTCTATGTGTTACAGTAGAGCTGTACTAGATTTGTTCATATATTAGCCTTTCTTGAAATCACGAGAAGACAAACCAGAATAGTTAATTAGGGCTGTTTGCAAAGACAGTATTTCAAACTAAAATACACGCATTCAATTTTGTGCATAACCCATCCTGATTGCACTGCACAGACAAATAATTTCTCAAATCAAACGTACTATGACTTCTCTAAAAACAAAAGGGAAAAACCCCACACCATATGCTAGAGAGACTAAAGGgtggactttttttttacttgggaTAACAACCTCTCGACATCCAAACCATGCAAAAGCCCAAATAACTGGCAAAACAAGGCCTATAACGAATTACTCTGACTAAAATTATTGAaacaacgcaaaaaaaaaaaaaaaaaaaaaaaaaacacagtacaaataataacaataaatatatctTAGCAAAAGACACTAGTCTAAATAAAGCAGAAATGAAATAGTACAAACAATGCAGTGTTTTTAGCTTATTTTACTTATTCAAGGTTATTTTGAATATCACATCCTccgatgatgctaaccctgaatcaacaacagaaccaacaaatattgctacaagtgtgactgcatcatataataattactaattattaataatattaataatgttcatcatctggctgactacgtcttgtataaatttttctaaaaatcctgtcaaacgtgcacaaactgacagtcaccacctataagctattactaaatattgtataaacaattttctgtaaagttgctttgtaacgatttgtattgtaaaaagcgctatacaaataaacaaataaacttgaatgaaatgaattgaatttatggtttacttttttttgtacagtTTCGGGTAAAACGATTAATAAAGCATAGCACAAATTAACATTTCTGTACAATGACTGTCTCAAGGTTTGCTGGTTTCATCAAAACACTACTGTAGTGAACCTATACCATGATTTTTGACGATTATCATATTCATATATCATAGTATTTCAATGGCAATGAATGACTTTGTTCGATCACAGAATCGGGACTAACAATAACAAACAGTCAGACAGCTTACATGAATGAGCTTTGGCTGATGCTAATCGTGACATTTACAGAGTTTAAGAGTGAATAGCATCATATAGAGCTCATAACTCATTAAACTAAAGGTGTGACTGATTTAATGTAGATGTATACAAAAGACGCGATGAAACAACGTTACCTGGACTCTTCAAGTTATATTTGCTCTCCATGTCTGAAGAAAGCTCAAGCCGGGCTGCTATCTTCTCTAGCGTTAGCGGTTATGTGGCGATTTCTGACAGGTGTTTATCTAGAGCCGTAACCCTGACGTGGCAGCACTGAAGTTTTCCCCACTGTCGAGACCAATTTTCTCAAAAGTCACATGAAAAAATTGAAAACAGGAAGTAAAGTGACACTTTGAATCGCAGAACTTTATCGATGCG
The sequence above is a segment of the Carassius gibelio isolate Cgi1373 ecotype wild population from Czech Republic chromosome A20, carGib1.2-hapl.c, whole genome shotgun sequence genome. Coding sequences within it:
- the LOC127938321 gene encoding ubiquitin-conjugating enzyme E2 J1-like isoform X2, giving the protein MESKYNLKSPAVKRLMKEAAELREPTEHYHAQPLEDNLFEWHFSVRGPPDSDFDGGVYHGRIVLPPEYPMKPPSIILLTPNGRFEVGKKICLSISGHHPETWQPSWSIRTALIAIIGFMPTKGEGAIGSLDYTPEERRALAKKSLDFCCDACGSCMRSALQALSPDSDLRPVDPQAHRLAQQINFKAESSSSSSSSVAPQASSDGPSVPAAPSPRQRRSQNQIQSPRYPAFTASPPAPLPPQDTSHTGSAVLIVLLTLALAALIFRRVYLANEYKFDYEL